From a region of the Salinispira pacifica genome:
- a CDS encoding nucleotidyltransferase substrate binding protein, which translates to MEQDVRWIQRFSNYQKAFNQLKYGVELASERELNQLEKQGLIQSFEFVHELAWKTLKNYLENKGIMGLIGSKDSTRQAFREGLISDGEVWMEMIKARNLTSHTYEEKTAQKIFDAIIDSFFPAFRAFEKNFSRLAETDDNDE; encoded by the coding sequence ATGGAACAGGACGTTCGCTGGATTCAGCGCTTCAGTAATTATCAGAAAGCATTCAATCAGTTGAAATACGGTGTGGAGCTTGCTTCAGAACGAGAACTTAATCAACTGGAGAAACAGGGGCTCATTCAAAGCTTTGAGTTTGTACATGAGCTGGCCTGGAAGACACTAAAGAACTACCTTGAGAACAAAGGAATCATGGGTCTCATTGGTTCAAAAGACAGTACACGCCAAGCCTTCAGGGAGGGTCTCATCTCGGATGGTGAGGTGTGGATGGAGATGATCAAAGCCAGAAATCTCACATCTCACACATATGAGGAGAAAACTGCTCAAAAGATTTTTGATGCCATCATAGACAGCTTTTTTCCCGCATTCCGGGCTTTTGAAAAGAACTTCTCCCGCCTTGCCGAGACGGATGACAATGATGAATGA
- a CDS encoding Rpn family recombination-promoting nuclease/putative transposase, producing the protein MEKRSIVLLKDNPAIEKAHHVYEDFTSDEQLMDMAEAHEKWVKDVNTRLKTARQQGLEQGLEQAKIEDAKKMLQKGYPIVDIAEITGLSEEQIKKLE; encoded by the coding sequence ATGGAGAAACGCAGCATCGTACTTCTCAAAGATAATCCCGCAATCGAAAAAGCCCACCATGTCTATGAAGATTTCACCTCTGATGAACAGCTCATGGACATGGCCGAGGCCCATGAAAAATGGGTAAAAGACGTAAACACCCGCCTCAAAACCGCACGGCAGCAGGGGCTTGAACAGGGGCTTGAGCAAGCTAAAATTGAAGATGCGAAAAAGATGCTGCAAAAAGGATATCCCATCGTCGACATCGCAGAAATCACCGGTTTGAGTGAAGAACAGATCAAGAAACTCGAATGA
- a CDS encoding polysaccharide biosynthesis/export family protein, giving the protein MKATQSIFTTAIFFLFICLGGIAFAQDSPNPDRSAAAEEATADNSRIQRAEVSPLYRVSPGDEYLLYVGNQNNTQLPLSVESDYSVRLAFLGTLDAAGLSYAQFREQVYALVKESYPQSIPRMRIRNLGRFEVSFSGELSNAGTTLADGLTPLSEVLTSRLTSFSDTRNISIRRNDGSSLTVDYFMFSRTGERKHNPYLHYGDRIEVERAQRIVQIDGQVFRPGRYVLTEKDSLTDIIQEYADGLRHNADRTQISIFHLNGSSETVDIRREEKDNNIHIDHLSRIFVPPAHSTSQSMQLEGTASMETIGWIQVTGDVQTPGKIPFSSWNRPEQYINQAGPQGRYRYSVYSQNGEKKSNRAPLAPMDTIVVQQRPAQWFMNSWLAPTVSLATGILTLISMILNF; this is encoded by the coding sequence ATGAAAGCAACACAATCCATATTCACAACAGCCATCTTCTTTCTATTCATATGCCTGGGCGGCATTGCCTTTGCACAGGACAGCCCCAATCCGGACCGGAGCGCTGCAGCTGAAGAGGCCACAGCGGACAACTCCCGAATCCAGCGGGCGGAAGTATCACCCCTCTACAGGGTAAGCCCCGGGGACGAATATCTTCTGTATGTGGGGAATCAGAACAACACCCAACTCCCCCTCAGCGTGGAAAGCGACTACAGTGTACGACTGGCCTTTCTGGGTACACTGGATGCAGCAGGACTGAGTTACGCCCAATTCCGGGAACAGGTGTATGCCCTGGTAAAAGAAAGCTACCCCCAAAGCATACCAAGAATGAGAATACGCAACCTGGGCCGGTTTGAAGTATCCTTCTCAGGGGAACTCAGCAACGCCGGCACAACCCTGGCGGACGGACTCACCCCCCTGAGTGAAGTGCTGACTTCCAGACTCACCTCCTTTTCAGATACCAGAAATATCAGTATCCGCAGAAACGACGGCAGCAGTCTCACAGTGGACTACTTCATGTTCTCCCGTACTGGCGAAAGGAAACACAACCCCTATCTCCACTACGGGGACAGAATTGAAGTTGAACGTGCTCAACGCATCGTGCAAATTGACGGGCAGGTGTTCAGACCCGGGCGGTATGTGCTTACAGAAAAAGACAGTCTGACTGACATAATCCAGGAGTATGCCGACGGACTGCGGCACAACGCAGACAGAACCCAGATCAGCATCTTTCATCTCAACGGCTCATCTGAAACAGTGGATATACGCCGGGAAGAGAAGGATAACAATATCCATATAGATCATTTAAGCAGGATATTCGTGCCCCCAGCCCACAGCACCTCCCAATCCATGCAGCTTGAAGGTACAGCATCCATGGAAACCATCGGCTGGATACAAGTAACAGGGGATGTCCAAACCCCCGGAAAAATCCCATTCTCATCATGGAACCGCCCGGAACAGTACATCAACCAGGCAGGCCCCCAGGGCCGCTACCGCTACAGCGTCTATTCACAAAACGGGGAGAAAAAGAGTAACAGAGCCCCCCTGGCTCCCATGGATACCATCGTCGTTCAGCAGCGCCCCGCACAGTGGTTCATGAACTCCTGGCTGGCCCCCACAGTATCGTTAGCCACAGGAATTCTCACCCTCATCAGTATGATCCTCAACTTCTGA
- a CDS encoding Rpn family recombination-promoting nuclease/putative transposase: MEKRRPLNPMADVFVRYLLGSESNKDILIDFLNAVFSHKGHELVVDLEIRNPFNLTTIQESKESILDIKAKDRNGRWINVEVQVSHEPSYAARSLYYWAKSYTDQLSRGDVYSDLSPSVCINLLDFTLFPELSDFHSCFQITEKDHKEYILTEHLEIHFIELSKLDFTAIPNFETAILRWCYYFKNEGNIQEDTMPVLLKDNPAIEKAHHVYEDFTSDEQLMDMAEAHEKWVKDVNTRLKTARQQGLEQGLEQARIEDAKKMLQEGLDIALICRITGLNEDQIKKLT; the protein is encoded by the coding sequence ATGGAGAAACGCAGGCCGCTGAACCCCATGGCAGATGTGTTCGTACGCTACCTGCTGGGGTCGGAAAGCAATAAAGACATTCTCATCGATTTTCTCAACGCCGTATTCTCCCACAAAGGCCATGAGCTCGTTGTGGACCTGGAAATCAGAAACCCCTTTAATCTCACAACCATCCAGGAAAGCAAAGAAAGCATTCTGGATATAAAGGCAAAAGACCGCAATGGCCGCTGGATCAACGTGGAGGTTCAAGTCAGCCACGAACCAAGCTACGCCGCCCGCAGTCTCTACTACTGGGCTAAAAGCTACACAGACCAGCTATCCCGGGGCGACGTCTACTCGGATCTATCCCCATCTGTCTGCATCAATCTGCTGGATTTCACCCTCTTTCCGGAACTCTCCGACTTTCACAGCTGCTTCCAGATAACCGAAAAAGATCACAAAGAATACATTCTCACTGAACATCTGGAAATCCACTTCATCGAACTATCCAAACTTGATTTCACCGCCATACCCAATTTTGAAACTGCCATACTGCGCTGGTGTTATTATTTTAAAAACGAAGGAAACATACAGGAGGATACCATGCCCGTACTTCTCAAAGATAATCCCGCAATCGAAAAAGCCCACCATGTCTATGAAGATTTCACATCTGATGAGCAGCTCATGGACATGGCCGAAGCCCATGAAAAATGGGTAAAAGACGTAAACACCCGCCTCAAAACCGCACGGCAGCAGGGGCTTGAACAGGGGCTTGAGCAAGCCAGGATTGAGGATGCGAAAAAGATGCTGCAGGAAGGATTGGATATTGCTCTCATTTGCAGAATCACCGGCTTGAATGAAGATCAGATCAAAAAATTAACCTGA
- a CDS encoding nucleotidyltransferase domain-containing protein, whose translation MTKLETVFRRHPEVESVQIYGSRAMGSYREGSDIDLVLKGDISIHQLSDIIDEIDELLLPYMFDISVYDHIENTGLLEHIHRVGKQFLPTEHTSSISANH comes from the coding sequence ATGACGAAGCTGGAAACAGTATTTCGCAGACATCCCGAAGTGGAATCAGTTCAGATCTACGGTTCCAGAGCCATGGGCAGCTACAGGGAAGGCTCGGACATTGACCTGGTTCTCAAGGGAGATATCTCAATACATCAGCTTTCAGATATAATTGACGAGATCGACGAACTTCTGCTTCCCTATATGTTCGATATATCAGTGTATGATCACATAGAAAATACCGGACTACTTGAGCATATCCACCGGGTGGGAAAACAATTTCTGCCTACTGAACACACATCCTCGATTTCAGCAAATCATTGA
- the hepT gene encoding type VII toxin-antitoxin system HepT family RNase toxin: MNVELILSKLASLRRCIRRIEEKKPEDAEILSTDLDAQDIIVLNIERAVQQCVDISAHVLVSRGLRAPSSMSAGFSDLASAGILDVDLAGRLSRAVGFRNIAVHEYQEMDVQILYSIISMHLDDFREFARCVVAVVE; the protein is encoded by the coding sequence ATGAACGTTGAGCTCATACTCAGTAAGCTGGCGTCCCTGCGTCGCTGTATCAGGCGGATTGAAGAAAAAAAGCCTGAGGATGCGGAAATCTTGTCCACCGATCTGGATGCCCAGGACATTATTGTCCTCAATATTGAGAGGGCGGTGCAGCAATGTGTTGATATTTCAGCCCACGTTCTGGTAAGCAGAGGCTTGCGGGCACCCTCCAGCATGAGTGCGGGGTTCTCGGACCTTGCCTCCGCCGGTATTTTGGATGTCGACCTGGCCGGCAGATTAAGCCGGGCGGTAGGATTTCGCAATATTGCCGTTCACGAGTATCAGGAAATGGATGTTCAAATTCTTTACTCCATTATCAGCATGCATCTTGACGACTTCCGGGAGTTCGCCCGCTGTGTTGTAGCCGTCGTTGAGTGA
- a CDS encoding Rpn family recombination-promoting nuclease/putative transposase, whose protein sequence is MPHRLFTAAQPCTIILLWRNAGRWINVEVQVSHEPSYAARSLYYWAKSYTDQLSRGDVYSDLSPSVCINLLDFTLFPELSDFHSCFQITEKDHKEYILTEHLEIHFIELSKLDFTAIPNFETAILRWCYYFKNEGNIQEDTMPVLLKDNPAIEKAHHVYEDFTSDEQLMDMAEAHEKWVKDVNTRLKTARQQGLEQGLEQGLEQGLEQGLEQAKIEDAKKMLQEGLEIALISKITGLSEDQVQTLK, encoded by the coding sequence GTGCCCCACCGCTTATTTACTGCAGCACAGCCCTGCACTATAATACTCCTATGGAGAAACGCAGGCCGCTGGATCAACGTGGAGGTTCAAGTCAGCCACGAACCAAGCTACGCCGCCCGCAGTCTCTACTACTGGGCTAAAAGCTACACAGACCAGCTATCCCGGGGCGACGTCTACTCGGATCTATCCCCGTCGGTCTGCATCAATCTGCTGGATTTCACCCTCTTTCCGGAACTCTCCGACTTTCACAGCTGCTTCCAGATAACCGAAAAAGATCACAAAGAATACATTCTCACCGAACATCTGGAAATCCACTTCATCGAACTATCCAAACTTGATTTCACCGCCATACCCAATTTTGAAACTGCCATACTGCGCTGGTGTTATTATTTTAAAAACGAAGGAAACATACAGGAGGATACCATGCCCGTACTTCTCAAAGATAATCCCGCAATCGAAAAAGCCCACCATGTCTATGAAGATTTCACCTCTGATGAGCAGCTCATGGACATGGCCGAAGCCCATGAAAAATGGGTAAAAGACGTAAACACCCGCCTCAAAACCGCACGGCAGCAGGGGCTTGAGCAGGGGCTGGAACAAGGACTTGAGCAAGGGCTTGAGCAGGGGCTTGAGCAAGCTAAAATTGAGGATGCGAAAAAGATGCTGCAGGAGGGGCTGGAAATTGCTCTCATTAGCAAAATAACCGGGTTAAGTGAAGACCAAGTTCAGACACTGAAATGA
- a CDS encoding glycogen debranching N-terminal domain-containing protein, whose translation MDLSRNIVLKENYTFLVTDADGNINTGEQGLYSHDTRFLRHMIWSFSEPESRKEFQTLVAHSSRPDQGVFHYSLIEGPSQILGVQRRLYLREGTLSDRFTLENTDTQPRQLELTLSLGADFLDLFEARGFYGEKRDLSSPEFDKGHITFQYSDPGNEYLTRIEWFCEPDSAPEVSAEKQEDGVLEAVLRWQVNLEPGRSRVLELKIDLTHPCMKKAETPPLPSYDDWRKEFLPAASLLKYGQDRVVLEQAVQDLRALMLSSEQGDIPAAGIPWFVAAFGRDSLLTAYMLLPHHSWVARGVLEYLGYYQGTEHNDFRGEEPGKIMHEIRFGELAQKELVPHNPYYGTIDATPLYIILLEKLWEYTGDDSLLKTFRPNWEACLDWMLEHGDRDNDGFLEYISAEPGKGLVVQSWKDSDDSMSHSDGTLASGYIRPAEVQGYAYRAFSAASKFYHELGMEAEADTYTRKAEELQKRFDAAFWNDEMKCYAMALDGEHKPLMVKSSNAGQLFWSGIVSGHRAAELAATIMSSELYSGWGIRTLGTGEMRYNPVSYHNGSVWPHDTALIAKGLWNYGYRREAGQLVRDLFDLASSQSDKRLPELIAGYPRGSSPPVPYPVACRPQAWDAAALVYLQPLLARDSEE comes from the coding sequence ATGGATTTGAGCAGAAATATTGTACTGAAAGAGAACTATACCTTTCTCGTTACCGATGCAGACGGAAATATCAATACCGGTGAACAGGGATTGTATTCCCACGATACCCGCTTTTTACGGCACATGATTTGGAGCTTCAGCGAACCGGAGAGCCGGAAAGAATTTCAGACCCTTGTAGCCCACAGTTCCCGGCCCGACCAGGGAGTCTTTCATTATTCCCTCATTGAAGGTCCCAGCCAGATTCTGGGCGTTCAACGTCGGCTGTATCTCAGGGAAGGAACCCTCAGCGATCGATTCACTCTGGAAAATACGGACACTCAGCCCCGGCAGCTGGAGCTGACTCTCTCTCTGGGAGCGGACTTTCTCGACCTTTTTGAGGCCAGGGGATTTTACGGTGAGAAAAGAGATTTGTCCTCTCCGGAATTTGACAAGGGGCACATCACGTTTCAATATTCTGATCCCGGTAATGAATACCTGACCCGGATTGAATGGTTCTGCGAACCGGATTCGGCCCCTGAAGTATCAGCCGAAAAACAGGAAGACGGAGTGTTGGAGGCTGTTCTGCGCTGGCAGGTGAACCTGGAGCCGGGCCGGTCCCGGGTCCTTGAGTTGAAAATCGACTTAACACACCCCTGCATGAAGAAGGCGGAAACACCTCCCCTGCCTTCGTATGACGACTGGAGGAAGGAATTCCTCCCTGCCGCTTCCCTTCTGAAATACGGACAGGACCGTGTGGTGTTGGAACAGGCTGTACAGGATCTCCGTGCGCTTATGCTTTCATCCGAGCAGGGGGATATTCCGGCGGCGGGCATCCCCTGGTTTGTAGCAGCATTCGGCCGGGACAGTCTCTTGACTGCCTATATGCTGCTCCCTCATCATAGCTGGGTGGCCAGGGGAGTGCTTGAATATCTGGGGTATTATCAGGGAACGGAACACAACGATTTCCGGGGAGAAGAGCCTGGGAAAATTATGCACGAAATCCGTTTCGGTGAGCTGGCACAGAAGGAGCTTGTTCCCCACAACCCGTATTACGGAACCATTGACGCTACGCCCCTCTATATCATTCTTCTGGAGAAACTCTGGGAATATACCGGCGACGATTCACTGCTGAAAACATTCCGGCCCAACTGGGAAGCCTGCCTGGATTGGATGCTGGAGCATGGTGACCGGGACAACGATGGATTTCTGGAATATATCAGCGCAGAACCCGGAAAAGGTCTGGTGGTCCAGAGCTGGAAAGATTCGGATGATTCCATGAGCCACTCCGACGGAACTCTGGCCTCAGGTTACATCCGGCCGGCGGAAGTGCAGGGATATGCGTATCGTGCGTTTTCCGCCGCCTCGAAATTTTATCATGAACTGGGAATGGAAGCTGAAGCTGATACGTATACCCGGAAGGCTGAAGAGCTTCAGAAACGCTTCGACGCCGCATTCTGGAATGACGAGATGAAATGCTATGCCATGGCTCTGGACGGAGAACACAAGCCGTTGATGGTAAAAAGCTCAAATGCCGGACAACTGTTCTGGTCCGGAATCGTTTCCGGACACCGCGCTGCTGAACTTGCTGCAACCATCATGAGCAGCGAACTGTACAGCGGCTGGGGCATCCGCACGCTGGGAACCGGCGAGATGCGGTATAATCCGGTGAGTTATCATAACGGCTCTGTATGGCCTCATGATACGGCACTCATCGCCAAAGGGCTATGGAATTACGGATATCGCAGAGAAGCAGGTCAGCTGGTTCGAGACCTGTTTGATCTTGCTTCCAGTCAGAGCGACAAAAGACTGCCTGAACTCATAGCCGGATACCCCAGGGGCAGCTCGCCCCCGGTACCCTATCCGGTGGCATGCCGGCCCCAGGCTTGGGATGCAGCCGCCCTGGTGTATCTGCAACCGCTACTGGCCAGGGATTCAGAAGAGTGA
- a CDS encoding Rpn family recombination-promoting nuclease/putative transposase: MEKRRPLNPMADVFVRYLLGSESNKDILIDFLNAVFSHKGHELVVDLEIRNPFNLTTIQESKESILDIKAKDRNGRWINVEVQVSHEPSYAARSLYYWAKSYTDQLSRGDVYSDLSPSVCINLLDFTLFPELSDFHSCFQITEKDHKEYILTEHLEIHFIELSKLDFTAIPNFETAILRWCYYFKNEGNIQEDTMPVLLKDNPAIEKAHHVYEDFTSDEQLMDMAEAHEKWVKDVNTRLKTARQQGLEQGLEQGLEQAKIEDAKKMLQEGLDIALICRITGLSEDQIKKLT; the protein is encoded by the coding sequence ATGGAGAAACGCAGGCCGCTGAACCCCATGGCAGATGTGTTCGTACGCTACCTGCTGGGGTCGGAAAGCAATAAAGACATTCTCATCGATTTTCTCAACGCCGTATTCTCCCACAAAGGTCATGAGCTCGTTGTGGATCTGGAAATCAGAAACCCCTTTAATCTCACAACCATCCAGGAGAGCAAAGAAAGCATTCTGGATATAAAGGCAAAAGACCGCAATGGCCGCTGGATCAACGTGGAGGTTCAAGTCAGCCACGAACCAAGCTACGCCGCCCGCAGTCTCTACTACTGGGCCAAAAGCTACACGGACCAGCTATCCCGGGGCGACGTCTACTCGGATCTATCCCCATCTGTCTGCATCAATCTGCTGGATTTCACCCTCTTTCCGGAACTCTCCGACTTTCACAGCTGCTTCCAGATAACCGAAAAAGATCACAAAGAATACATTCTCACCGAACATCTGGAAATCCACTTCATCGAACTATCCAAACTTGATTTCACCGCCATACCCAATTTTGAAACTGCCATACTGCGCTGGTGTTATTATTTTAAAAACGAAGGAAACATACAGGAGGATACCATGCCCGTACTTCTCAAAGATAATCCCGCAATCGAAAAAGCCCACCATGTCTATGAAGATTTCACCTCTGATGAGCAGCTCATGGACATGGCCGAAGCCCATGAAAAATGGGTAAAAGACGTAAACACCCGCCTCAAAACCGCACGGCAGCAGGGGCTTGAACAGGGGCTTGAACAGGGGCTTGAGCAAGCTAAAATTGAGGATGCGAAAAAGATGCTGCAGGAAGGATTGGATATTGCTCTCATTTGCAGAATCACCGGCTTGAGTGAAGATCAGATCAAAAAATTAACCTGA
- a CDS encoding GumC family protein encodes MSMTTVQERQSNDIWYTREGGSPMNNDSRVAAGSQSADEISLVDLLSVLIRNRKLIILLPAIIGVLTLIVLLISAKLPPEASFLPNSYEASAIVMIEEERSSSGISAALASSGLGNLAGLAGIQGSGGRNYGSLAVEITNMNSYLDSLALRHNLAAEFSESDHPRHAARSFIRSGLNTQFDSSTGFLSVSFSHTDPVFSAELVNSAVAELKLYFQEMGIDQNREQQTLLEQKIAEVQGELEDLENRIQEFQRNYGVLSAETLVTEQLSTIGRIRSELILKDMEIRTYRDMVSVEDPQLQQLQAERNNLSALLDEMEGGYSEFESVLPSQQDIPEIAMEYQKLKREMVVQEEIYTRLVTQYESSKLFNSSEEDIFKIMEYAETPISPTGPDRKILLIVATLAAGFMAVFIAFILEYIRKIREDDTEQSKLKEAWNQGK; translated from the coding sequence ATGAGCATGACAACAGTACAGGAACGTCAAAGTAACGATATTTGGTATACCCGGGAAGGAGGCAGCCCCATGAATAATGATTCCAGGGTCGCAGCCGGCAGTCAGTCAGCGGATGAAATCAGCCTTGTGGACCTCCTTTCGGTCCTCATCCGTAACAGAAAGCTGATCATTCTCTTACCTGCAATCATCGGGGTGCTTACACTCATAGTGTTACTCATATCAGCCAAACTTCCTCCTGAAGCCTCCTTTCTTCCAAACAGCTACGAAGCATCCGCCATCGTCATGATAGAGGAAGAACGTTCATCCTCCGGGATATCTGCCGCCCTGGCATCTTCCGGCCTGGGAAACCTTGCCGGACTTGCAGGAATTCAAGGCTCAGGAGGCAGAAACTACGGCAGCCTGGCGGTTGAAATTACCAACATGAACAGCTATCTGGACTCCCTCGCCCTGCGTCACAATCTCGCTGCAGAGTTCAGTGAAAGTGACCACCCCCGGCATGCTGCCCGTTCATTTATCCGCTCCGGGCTGAACACCCAATTTGACAGTTCAACAGGGTTTCTCAGCGTTTCATTCAGCCATACAGACCCCGTCTTCTCCGCCGAACTAGTGAACTCGGCGGTTGCGGAACTGAAACTCTACTTCCAGGAAATGGGAATAGATCAAAACCGGGAGCAGCAAACCCTTCTGGAACAGAAAATTGCTGAGGTGCAGGGGGAACTTGAAGACCTCGAAAACCGCATTCAGGAATTCCAGCGTAACTACGGGGTACTGTCGGCAGAAACACTTGTAACAGAACAGCTTTCCACCATAGGAAGAATCCGCTCCGAGCTGATATTAAAAGATATGGAAATCCGCACCTACCGGGATATGGTAAGCGTGGAAGATCCCCAGCTGCAGCAGCTTCAGGCGGAACGCAACAACTTAAGCGCCCTCCTTGATGAAATGGAAGGGGGCTACAGCGAATTTGAATCTGTTCTTCCCAGTCAGCAGGACATCCCCGAAATTGCCATGGAATACCAGAAACTCAAGCGGGAGATGGTGGTACAGGAAGAAATCTACACCCGCCTGGTCACACAGTATGAAAGCAGCAAACTCTTTAATTCCTCTGAAGAAGATATATTCAAAATCATGGAGTATGCAGAAACACCCATATCGCCCACAGGTCCGGACCGGAAAATACTGCTCATCGTAGCCACCCTTGCTGCAGGCTTCATGGCGGTATTCATCGCCTTCATCCTGGAATACATCAGGAAAATCCGTGAAGACGATACAGAACAATCCAAGCTGAAAGAAGCCTGGAACCAGGGCAAATAA
- the mntA gene encoding type VII toxin-antitoxin system MntA family adenylyltransferase antitoxin, giving the protein MYVKNRRNYATLPLKTGKTECAVSAGSDMNDIARGAQEFLKTDTDVRLALLFGSASQGTMTPESDIDIAIALHSGEMSIERKIDLATAVEAVLFRTVDVIDLFSAEGLILCEAIGGEVLVEDVMLRSSLAIKAMDYRENLLPSVLQAQKESVKDWIDER; this is encoded by the coding sequence GTGTATGTAAAAAACCGTCGAAACTATGCTACACTTCCATTAAAGACCGGTAAAACGGAATGCGCTGTTTCAGCGGGGAGCGATATGAACGACATAGCCCGTGGGGCACAAGAATTTCTAAAAACTGATACAGATGTCCGCTTGGCATTACTGTTCGGCTCTGCTTCTCAAGGTACAATGACCCCGGAATCTGATATTGATATTGCCATCGCCCTGCACTCCGGTGAGATGAGTATAGAACGGAAGATCGATCTGGCAACCGCTGTTGAAGCTGTTCTCTTTAGAACCGTGGATGTAATCGATTTATTCAGCGCAGAAGGTCTGATTTTATGTGAAGCCATTGGCGGTGAAGTGCTTGTGGAAGATGTGATGCTTCGCAGCAGTCTTGCCATAAAAGCGATGGATTACCGGGAAAATCTTCTTCCGTCTGTGTTACAGGCGCAGAAGGAAAGTGTGAAGGACTGGATAGATGAACGTTGA
- a CDS encoding helix-turn-helix domain-containing protein, producing the protein MEDAKKMLQKGYPIVDIAEITGLSEEQIKKLT; encoded by the coding sequence ATTGAGGATGCGAAAAAGATGCTGCAAAAAGGATATCCCATCGTCGACATCGCAGAAATCACCGGTTTGAGTGAAGAACAGATCAAGAAATTAACCTGA